In the genome of uncultured Celeribacter sp., the window CAGCCCCGCAACCAGAATCACATAGACCACATCGGCCAAAAGCACCGAGCGCAGCACGGTCGAGGCCGGGCCATGGTCCAAAGGCCCCAAGACGAGGAAAGTCAGAATCGCCAGAACCGGGCCAAGCACGAACACCGCGAGCGTCGCGACATTCTGCAACCGGCGTTGACGCCTGAGCCGCGTCAACCGCTGCCAGCTTTGCCGTCCGATCCGTTGTGCCAGGGCTTTATCCGCCAGCGTTTTGGCCACGTCGCGCCTCGTCTTTATTCTGCTCTTGGTCCTGCCCTCTCGCGCGGGATGGATCAAGACCATAACCAAGACGCAAAGCACGGACACCCGTTGTAATCCGGTCGCAACTGCGTGCTTTCCGCATCACTGCGCCCAAATCACCACGGATGTGGCCTTTTTACATCAACTTGCGGCGGCGTGTCACCTGAATATCGAGATCATTGATCTTTTTACGCAAGGTATTGCGGTTGATGCCAAGCAGATCGGCACATTTGGCCTGATTGCCGCCGACGGCATCGAGCGCGATTTCGATCAAAGGCTGCTCAACTTCTTTCAAAATCCGCTGATAAAGCCCCGGTGGCGGTAGAACACCGCCATGCAGGTCGAAATAGCGGCGCAGGTGTTTCGCCACGGAAGACGACAGTTTTTCGCCCTCGGAGCCGCCCTGCAGCGGTTCCATCGCCGGTTGGTTGCCCAAGACGGTTTCCACCTCGATCCGGGTGATTTCCTCTTCGGGAGAGGTCACGATCAACCGGCGGATGGTGTTTTCCAACTGACGCACATTGCCCGGCCAGCTGTAGGCGCGCACCAGCTCCATCGCCTCATGAGAGAAGCGGCGCGCGGACAGGCCATCACGTTCGGCTTTCGACAGGAAGAACTCCGCCAAAAGCGGGATGTCATCGACGCGTTCACGCAGCGAGGGCACGGAAATCGTCACGCCGCCCAGACGGTAAAACAGGTCCTGACGGAAGGCGCCGCTTTCCATTTTTGCGGCCAGATTGGCCTGGGAACTGGCCATGATGCGCGGGCCGCTGTCGGTGAAACTGTCGAGCATCCGCACGATGCGGGCCTGGGCCTCCTCGTCGAGATCGCCAACCTCATCGAACAGGATCGAGCCGTTCTTGGCCTTGGAAATCACCGCGGCCGGGCCTTCCATCGTCGCCAGATCGGCGGCAGAGACCACCACGAAGGGCAATGTGCGACGGTCGGAGAAATCATGGATCGCCCGCGCAATCAGGGACTTACCCGTGCCGCTCTCGCCGGTGATCAGCACCGGAAGATCGGTGTTCATCACGCGGGCGACAAGGCGATACAGCGTCTGCATCGCAGGCGTGCGGCCCACCAGCGGCAGGTCCTCTTTCGGCCCCTCGGAGGGCGCTTTGGCATTCGACGGCGCCGGATTGGCGCGGCGTTTGACCTCCAAGGCTTTGGCGGCGCGTTTCATCAGATCGGGCAGATCGAAAGGTTTCGGCAGGTAATCGAAGGCCTCGGCTTCCGCCGCCTGAATCGCCGTCATGATGGTGTTTTGCGCCGAGATCACGATGACCGGAAGACCGGGCCGCAGCTCCGCGATTTTCGGCAACGCCTCCAACCCATTGCCATCGGGCATCATCACGTCGGAGATCACCAGATCGCCCTTCCCCTCCTCGACCCATCGCATCAGGGTGACCAGAGACGAGGTCGCGTGGACCTTGCATCCGGCGCGGGTCAGCGCCTGGGTCAGAACGGTGCGGATCGTGCGGTCGTCATCAGCGACGAGGATCGTGCCATCCATGTTTTTCTCTCCTTGTCAGTTCCGCAACAGGACCGAGGCTGTCCCCTGTCCGTCGCGCATCCCCTTTTTAACGGGGTTCTTCACAGTTTTATTACACATCATGCCCAGATCATCGCACTCACGTCGAGGATGTTGCATCGCGGGGTGCAACCGGGAGCGAAATTCGGAACACGGTCTTGCCCGGCGTCGAGTCGACCGAAATCCAACCCTCGTGGTCCGAGATGATCTTGGACACCAACGCGAGGCCCAACCCCGTGCCGTTCTCGCGGCCCGACACGAAGGGTTCGAAAATATCCGCGGCGATCTCCGGCGGAAGGCCGGGGCCGTCGTCGATGATCTCGACCTGAAGCGGCAGCGCGCCGCCGGTGCCGTCCTTGCGCCGCAGCCGCAGCGACAGGTCGTAAAAGGTGCGCAGCCGGATCACCCCGCCCTCTTTGCCGGCGGCCTCGGAGGCGTTCTTGATCAGGTTCAGGAAGACCTGCAAAAGCTGATCGCCATCGACAAAAGTGGGCGGCAGCGAGGGATCGAATTCCTCGATGAATTTCATATTCGCGCCATAGGACAGCTCGGCAGATTTGCGGGCGCGGTCCAAAAGGTCGTGAATGTTGATCGCGCGTTTCGCGGGCGGGCGCAGGTTGCCGAATTGTTCGACCTGCTCCAAAAGCGCCACGATCCGGCGGCTTTCGGCGACGATCAGATCGGTCAGTTCCAAATCCTCCGGGCTGAGGCTCATCGAAAGCAATTGCGCCGCGCCCGTGATGCCCGCCAGCGGGTTCTTGATCTCATGCGCCAGCATTTCCGCCATGCCGATCGCCGAGCGCGCAGAGGTTTTCACCTGATGCGCGCGCCCCAGCCGGTCGGCGATCTGGCGCGGCTCCATCAACAGGATCAGCCAGTTGTCCATGCCCTGCAAAGGCGCGATCTGGATGTTGCACTGCACGGGCGCCGCATTGCCGCCCGAGACATCGACATTGTTGATAAACAAAGGCGAATCGTCACGACGCACCCGTGCAAAGGCCTCTTCTAGCGGCGCATCAATGGCGAGTTTGTCGAACACCGGCACCCCCATCAGGGTGCGCGCGGAGGCGTTCAAAAACAGCTCCGCCGAGGAATTCACCTCATTGATCAGATTTTCCGCGTCGATCATCACCGCAGGCACTGGCAGTGAAGGCCAGAGCATATCGAACCGCGCATCTGTCATGCGGCACATCCTTCCGTATCGGATTCTGTCTCAGTAAAATCTCCGCTGAGCGCATCCGGCAAAAGCGTCAGCACCCCTGCGGGCGTCTTCTCGGTCAGCACACGCTTGCGCAGCGCCGCGGGCGTGCCTGCGGTCTCCATGTACCAGCCCAGATGTTTGCGCATCACGCGCCCGCCCAGGTCCGTGCCATAGAAGGCAACACCGGCCTCATAATGTCCGGCGACCATATCGGCGAAATCCTTGCCCTCGGGACGCGCGGGCAGAGGCGCGCCCGTGAGGTTTGCCGCCACCTGCGCCAGAACCCAGGGCTGGCCTTGCGCACCGCGCCCGATCATCACCCCATCGGCGCCCGATTGCGTGAGCGCCTCTTGCGCGGTCTCCGGCGAGGTGATGTCGCCATTGGCGATTACCGGGATCGACACCGCCTCTTTCACCGCACGGATCGCCGCCCAATCGGCGCGCCCCTTGTAGAACTGGCACCGCGTGCGGCCATGGATGGTGATCATCTGAATGCCCGCGTCTTCGGCGCGTTTCGCAAGCTCCGGCGCGTTCAACAGCGCATCGTCCCAGCCCAGCCGGGTTTTCAGCGTCACCGGCACATCGACCGCCGCCACCACCGCCTCAATAAGCGTCAAGGCATGGTCAAGATCGCGCATCAGGGCCGAACCGGAATAGCCGGAGACCACCTTTTTCGCGGGGCACCCCATATTGATGTCGATGATCCGCGCACCGCTGTCTTCGGCGATCTTCGCGGCCAAGCCCATAGGCTCTGCCTCACGGCCCGCAAGCTGCACGGCGGTGTTCTCAATACCAAACCCCAGTTCCGCCTTTTCGCGGGTGCCGGGCCGGGCGTTGATCATGTCATGCGAAGCGACCATCTCGGACACAACAAGCCCCGCTCCAAAGCTGGAAACCAGCGTGCGGAACGGCAGATCGGTGATGCCGGCCATAGGGGCCAGAAACACGGGAGGGTCCAGTGTGAGTTGCGCCAAACGAACGGGCAAGCGATTAATCCTTAAGCATTTCGACCAGAGGTAGCGCCCAAAGATGCGAGTCGCAAAGGGTCGCGCGGGACTTTCGAGCAAAAAAAGAGCGAAAAACGACAATCGCACAAAGTTTAATCAGTCAAACAGTCAAAAACAGCGCATTGCAAGGGCGCGCGCCAACGCTTATCCCAAGTCGCATGACAAAAACTGCCGTCATCATCGTTGCCGCCGGACGCGGCACCCGCGCGGGCGGGACACTGCCGAAGCAATGGCAGATGCTCGGGGGCGCTGAGGTGTCCATGCGGGTGATCGACCACACCGTCGCGCGGTTTCGGACGCAGGCCGATCAAATCGTCGTGGTGCATCACCCGGACGATCTGGACCTCACGCAAAGCCTTGAAAACGTGACACTTGTGCCCGGCGGCGCGACACGTGCGGAGTCGGTGCGAGCAGGGCTTGAGGCTCTCGTCGGTCTGAGGATCGACAAGGTTCTGATCCATGACGCGGCGCGCGCCTTGGTGCCGGATGCCGTGATCGAAGGTGTGAAAAACGCCCTCACCCACCACCAAGGCGCCGCCCCGGCGCTTGCAGTGACGGATGCGCTTTGGCGGGGGGCGCTCTCTCAGGATGCCTCCGAAACGGGCAATTTCGTGGAGGGCACGCAGGATCGCAGCGGTTTGTTTCGCGCGCAGACGCCGCAGGGCTTCGATTTCGAGGCGATTCTGGCCGCGCATAGAGCGTATCAGGGCGACGCCGCCGACGATGTCGAAGTGGCGCGCGCAGCCGGCCTCAAAGTGGCGATCACGCGCGGCGCGGAAGAGAATTTCAAAATCACCCACCCGGAGGATTTCGCCCGGGCGGAGGCGCTTTTGCGCCAGCAGGAACAGGAGACGACACAGATGGATATGCGAGTTGGCAACGGCTACGACGTGCACCGGTTTGGAGAGGGCGATCACGTCTGGCTCTGCGGCGTCAAAGTCCCGCATGGCCGCAGTCTTCAGGGCCATTCCGACGCCGATGTCGGCATGCATGCCTTGACCGATGCGATTTACGGCGCTCTTGCGCGCGGCGACATCGGCCAGCATTTCCCCCCCTCTGACCCGCAATGGAAAGGCGCCGAGAGCCATATTTTCCTGCGCCATGCCATCGGATTGGCGCGCGAAATGGGCTATGAGCTGATGAATTGCGACGTGACACTCGTTTGTGAGCGCCCCAAGGTGGGGCCGCATGCTCAGGCCATGCGCAAAGCACTTGCCGAGATCATGGGCGTCGATGTCGAGACCGTTTCGGTCAAGGCAACCACCTCTGAGCGGCTGGGCTTTACCGGGCGCGAGGAAGGCATCGCGTCGCTGGCCACCGCCGCCCTGATCCGCCGCTAATCTGACCCCGAAGGAGAGAGACATGAACCCTTTCGCCGAAATCATCGCGACCATGGCCCGAGTCGGATATATGCGCCCTGGCCCCGGCACCTGGGGTTCGGCGGCCGCTGTGCCTTTGTTCTGGATTTTGCATGAAACACTGGGCGTTCCGGGCGTCTTGATCGGCACCGTCGTGATGTTCATCGCGGGGCTTTGGGCCACGGGCGAAATGACCCGCGGGATGGACAATCACGACCCTTCCGAGATTGTCATCGACGAATTGGTCGGCATGTGGATCGCGCTTATTCCAGTCTCTATCGGCTCGGCCATGGCCGGCGCGCCCTCGACCGCGCTTTGGCCCGCCTGGCCCACGGCGTTCATCGCATTCCGCCTCTTCGACATCTGGAAACCCGGCCCCATCGGCTGGGCCGACCGGCGCGGCGATGCTTTGGGGGTGATGCTGGATGATGTGATCGCGGGTGTGTTTGCGGCCATTGTCGTGGTGGTCATGGCAGGGCTCTATCATGGGGTCCTGATGCGATGACCGCGCTCGCCACTGCCATCCCCTATGAGCTGGCCGAAGCGACGCTGGCGGCGGCGCGCGCCAAGGGCGTGATGATCGCCACAGCCGAAAGCTGTACCGGCGGCATGATCATCGGCAGCCTCACCGAAGTGGCGGGTTCCTCGGTCGTGGTGGAGCGCGGCTTCATCACCTATTCTAACACCGCGAAACGCGAGATGCTGGGCGTCTCGCCGGTGACCTTGGCGGAGTATGGCGCGGTTTCTGAACAGGTGGCGCGCGAGATGGCCGAAGGCGCCGTGAGCCGCTCGCAGGCCCAGATTGCCGTTGCGGTCACGGGAATTGCAGGCCCCGGCGGCTCCGAACATAAACCCGAGGGCCGGGTCTGTTTCGGCCTCGCCCATGAGGGGCATGACACGGTGGTGAAAACGGTGGACTTCGGCCCGCTGGGCCGCGCTAAAGTGCGCAGCGCCACCATCATTACGGCATTGGAAATGCTCTGGAAAGCGCTTGAGGCGTAACAACGCCTAAGCACAACACGGGTTTGGGAGGACTCATGTTCGACACGATTTTGGTGATCCTCGCAGGGCTCGCGGGCGGCGCGCTCAATGCCGTTGCGGGTGGCGGGACGTTTCTGACCCTGCCCGCGCTGATCCTGGCCGGTGTGCCGCCGGTTTCGGCCAATGCCACCGCCACGCTCACCGCTCTGCCCGGCTATGTCTCAAGCGTTTGGGCCTACCGGCGCGACCTGCACACCACCGCGACCATGCCCGCCGCGCGTATGATCGCGATTGCGGCCTTGGGCGGGGTGATGGGCGCGGTGCTTTTGCTGATCACGCCCAATGACACCTTCCTCGTGGTCGTCCCTGCGTTGATGGCGCTGGCGACCCTGCTCTTTGCCGGGGGGCCACAGATGATCAAACGCCTGTTTGCCCGCGAAATGTTGGGGCCGCTGGGCGCCGCAGTCGCTCTGTTCGCGGTCTCCGTCTATGGCGGTTATTTCAACGGCGGGCTGGGGATCATGCTTTTGGCCGTTCTGGGGCTGATCGGCTTCACCGATCTGCATGCGATGAACGGGCTGAAGAACGCTTTGTCGGTGCTTTTGTCGCTGGTCTCCGCCGTGACCTACGTTTTGGCGGGGGTGATCGCCTGGGACTTCGCCGCCGTGCTGGCCGCCGCGATGATTGCGGGCGGTTTCTTGGGCGCGCATTACGCGCGACGGATCAAGAACACTATGCGGCTCAAGCAGTTTATCGTCCTGGTGGGCGTGGTGATGACGGTGATTTTTACGGTCAGATTGTTCTGAGCCTTACCCATAAAGCTCTGCAGCCCGGCGTTCAAATGCGCGCACGATGCGTTGCATCGCGTCGTTGAACACCATGCCGATCACGCTTTGCAGGATGGCGTTCTTGAACTCGAAATCGACAAAGAATTCGACGTCACAGCCGCCATCTTCGGCGGGGGTGAATTTCCACCAGCTTTTCATGTAACGAAACGGGCCATCGAGATATTCGGTGTCGATGCGGCGCTCCTCAGAGAAAAGCTTCACCTTTGATCCGAATTTTTCGCGAAACACCTTAAAGGAAATCACCAGATCCGCGAGCATCAGCTCGTGATCGCCCATATCGGTGCGCGAGCGAATGCGCGCCGCGGCGTTCCACGGCAGAAATTTCGGGTAGCTTTCGACATCGGCCACAAGCGCGTACATCTGATCGGCGCTGAACGGCATGTGCTTTGTTTCCTGGTGCGTCGGCATGGTCTCTGGTCTATGTTTTCCTTGCCTGATACATCTATGGCTAAGCCCAAAATTGCAAGGGTCCAAAACGGGACCAAAAGGGAACAGGATGACGCAGCGACCCTATCACATCGACGTCATGATCTCGGCCAAGGCAATCGCCGCCCGGATCGAGGACCTCGCGAAAGAGATCAGACGCGACTACAAGGACACCGACAAATTGGTGGTCGTAGGCCTGTTGCGCGGCTCATTCGTCTTTATTGCGGATCTGGTGCGCGAGTTGGAGATGAATGTCGAGGTCGATTTTCTCGAGGCCTCCTCCTACGGCAGTGGCACCGAATCCTCGCGCGAGGTGAAAATCCTCAAGGACCTGCGCGGTCCCATCGAAGGCCGCGATGTTTTGGTGGTCGAGGATATCGTCGACACCGGGCATACGCTGTCCGCCGTCATGAAGCTTTTGCACTCGCGCAACCCCCGCAAGATCGAAACCATCGCGCTCTTGGACAAACCGGCGCGACGCGAGGTCGATCTCAAGGCCACCTGG includes:
- a CDS encoding response regulator — encoded protein: MDGTILVADDDRTIRTVLTQALTRAGCKVHATSSLVTLMRWVEEGKGDLVISDVMMPDGNGLEALPKIAELRPGLPVIVISAQNTIMTAIQAAEAEAFDYLPKPFDLPDLMKRAAKALEVKRRANPAPSNAKAPSEGPKEDLPLVGRTPAMQTLYRLVARVMNTDLPVLITGESGTGKSLIARAIHDFSDRRTLPFVVVSAADLATMEGPAAVISKAKNGSILFDEVGDLDEEAQARIVRMLDSFTDSGPRIMASSQANLAAKMESGAFRQDLFYRLGGVTISVPSLRERVDDIPLLAEFFLSKAERDGLSARRFSHEAMELVRAYSWPGNVRQLENTIRRLIVTSPEEEITRIEVETVLGNQPAMEPLQGGSEGEKLSSSVAKHLRRYFDLHGGVLPPPGLYQRILKEVEQPLIEIALDAVGGNQAKCADLLGINRNTLRKKINDLDIQVTRRRKLM
- a CDS encoding ATP-binding protein; the encoded protein is MTDARFDMLWPSLPVPAVMIDAENLINEVNSSAELFLNASARTLMGVPVFDKLAIDAPLEEAFARVRRDDSPLFINNVDVSGGNAAPVQCNIQIAPLQGMDNWLILLMEPRQIADRLGRAHQVKTSARSAIGMAEMLAHEIKNPLAGITGAAQLLSMSLSPEDLELTDLIVAESRRIVALLEQVEQFGNLRPPAKRAINIHDLLDRARKSAELSYGANMKFIEEFDPSLPPTFVDGDQLLQVFLNLIKNASEAAGKEGGVIRLRTFYDLSLRLRRKDGTGGALPLQVEIIDDGPGLPPEIAADIFEPFVSGRENGTGLGLALVSKIISDHEGWISVDSTPGKTVFRISLPVAPRDATSST
- the dusB gene encoding tRNA dihydrouridine synthase DusB, whose product is MPVRLAQLTLDPPVFLAPMAGITDLPFRTLVSSFGAGLVVSEMVASHDMINARPGTREKAELGFGIENTAVQLAGREAEPMGLAAKIAEDSGARIIDINMGCPAKKVVSGYSGSALMRDLDHALTLIEAVVAAVDVPVTLKTRLGWDDALLNAPELAKRAEDAGIQMITIHGRTRCQFYKGRADWAAIRAVKEAVSIPVIANGDITSPETAQEALTQSGADGVMIGRGAQGQPWVLAQVAANLTGAPLPARPEGKDFADMVAGHYEAGVAFYGTDLGGRVMRKHLGWYMETAGTPAALRKRVLTEKTPAGVLTLLPDALSGDFTETESDTEGCAA
- a CDS encoding bifunctional 2-C-methyl-D-erythritol 4-phosphate cytidylyltransferase/2-C-methyl-D-erythritol 2,4-cyclodiphosphate synthase, with amino-acid sequence MTKTAVIIVAAGRGTRAGGTLPKQWQMLGGAEVSMRVIDHTVARFRTQADQIVVVHHPDDLDLTQSLENVTLVPGGATRAESVRAGLEALVGLRIDKVLIHDAARALVPDAVIEGVKNALTHHQGAAPALAVTDALWRGALSQDASETGNFVEGTQDRSGLFRAQTPQGFDFEAILAAHRAYQGDAADDVEVARAAGLKVAITRGAEENFKITHPEDFARAEALLRQQEQETTQMDMRVGNGYDVHRFGEGDHVWLCGVKVPHGRSLQGHSDADVGMHALTDAIYGALARGDIGQHFPPSDPQWKGAESHIFLRHAIGLAREMGYELMNCDVTLVCERPKVGPHAQAMRKALAEIMGVDVETVSVKATTSERLGFTGREEGIASLATAALIRR
- a CDS encoding phosphatidylglycerophosphatase A; this encodes MNPFAEIIATMARVGYMRPGPGTWGSAAAVPLFWILHETLGVPGVLIGTVVMFIAGLWATGEMTRGMDNHDPSEIVIDELVGMWIALIPVSIGSAMAGAPSTALWPAWPTAFIAFRLFDIWKPGPIGWADRRGDALGVMLDDVIAGVFAAIVVVVMAGLYHGVLMR
- a CDS encoding CinA family protein → MTALATAIPYELAEATLAAARAKGVMIATAESCTGGMIIGSLTEVAGSSVVVERGFITYSNTAKREMLGVSPVTLAEYGAVSEQVAREMAEGAVSRSQAQIAVAVTGIAGPGGSEHKPEGRVCFGLAHEGHDTVVKTVDFGPLGRAKVRSATIITALEMLWKALEA
- a CDS encoding sulfite exporter TauE/SafE family protein → MFDTILVILAGLAGGALNAVAGGGTFLTLPALILAGVPPVSANATATLTALPGYVSSVWAYRRDLHTTATMPAARMIAIAALGGVMGAVLLLITPNDTFLVVVPALMALATLLFAGGPQMIKRLFAREMLGPLGAAVALFAVSVYGGYFNGGLGIMLLAVLGLIGFTDLHAMNGLKNALSVLLSLVSAVTYVLAGVIAWDFAAVLAAAMIAGGFLGAHYARRIKNTMRLKQFIVLVGVVMTVIFTVRLF
- a CDS encoding type II toxin-antitoxin system RatA family toxin produces the protein MPTHQETKHMPFSADQMYALVADVESYPKFLPWNAAARIRSRTDMGDHELMLADLVISFKVFREKFGSKVKLFSEERRIDTEYLDGPFRYMKSWWKFTPAEDGGCDVEFFVDFEFKNAILQSVIGMVFNDAMQRIVRAFERRAAELYG
- the hpt gene encoding hypoxanthine phosphoribosyltransferase, translated to MTQRPYHIDVMISAKAIAARIEDLAKEIRRDYKDTDKLVVVGLLRGSFVFIADLVRELEMNVEVDFLEASSYGSGTESSREVKILKDLRGPIEGRDVLVVEDIVDTGHTLSAVMKLLHSRNPRKIETIALLDKPARREVDLKATWTGFEIPDAFVVGYGIDFAQANRNLPYIGSVVFEDEDPGTDG